One window of the Rhipicephalus microplus isolate Deutch F79 chromosome 2, USDA_Rmic, whole genome shotgun sequence genome contains the following:
- the LOC142796229 gene encoding uncharacterized protein LOC142796229: MRICTAPFGRLLAPLSSTSSCASGIRTVAVADWASGHGGGTMDTHSSNPFLFFVQVRDSRSVSCYKSNNVCLLHLPCPRSLLSNMLALYHCFVDLLTCCGDVEEKPGPNTEEMLRSLMKDMKEMKATISTFSLNLNETTQKLTSNETKLDGLSSTVCHYTSRVDDLPKTIDQLILKVDDSENRSRRNNLTIYGITEPRGEQLESLEEDTQKILRDTLSVHDIKSERIHRLGKPNSSKDRPVIFELVDGRDKPRILKNCRKLQGTNYSISQNFSPRIQAIRKKLWEVTKENRERGEKVALLFDKVKINTKLFRWDEGSNMMVQLHSK; the protein is encoded by the coding sequence ATGCGCATCTGTACTGCACCATTCGGAAGACTACTGGCGCCACTCTCGTCGACGTCATCGTGTGCATCTGGTATAAGAACAGTCGCCGTAGCTGACTGGGCCAGTGGGCACGGTGGAGGCACGATGGACACACATTCATCAAacccctttttgttctttgtacaggTAAGAGACAGCCGTTCAGTTTCCTGCTACAAAAGCAATAACGTGTGCCTTTTGCATCTACCGTGCCCACGGTCACTGCTTTCAAATATGCTTGCCTTATATCATTGTTTCGTTGACTTGTTGACCTGTTGTGGTGACGTAGAGGAAAAGCCGGGTCCTAACACGGAAGAAATGCTGAGGTCATTAATGAAGGATATGAAGGAAATGAAAGCGACCATCAGTACTTTTAGCTTGAATTTGAACGAAACAACGCAAAAGCTGACATCAAATGAAACTAAACTGGACGGCCTTTCGTCCACTGTGTGCCATTACACATCTAGAGTTGACGACCTGCCGAAGACAATTGATCAACTAATTTTGAAGGTAGATGATTCAGAGAATAGAAGTAGAAGGAACAACCTTACTATATATGGTATTACAGAGCCTCGGGGAGAGCAACTCGAGTCGTTGGAAGAAGATACTCAAAAAATACTTCGTGATACCTTGAGTGTTCATGACATTAAAAGTGAACGTATCCACCGACTGGGGAAGCCGAATTCGAGCAAGGACCGTCCGGTAATTTTTGAGTTAGTGGACGGGAGAGACAAGCCGAGAATACTGAAAAATTGCAGGAAACTTCAAGGTACCAACTATAGTATTTCCCAGAATTTTTCCCCTCGTATTCAGGCAATCCGGAAAAAACTATGGGAAGTTACGAaggaaaatagagagagaggTGAAAAGGTTGCTCTTTTGTTtgataaagtaaaaataaacacaaaacTGTTCAGATGGGATGAAGGAAGCAACATGATGGTTCAATTACACTCGAAATGA
- the LOC142796230 gene encoding uncharacterized protein LOC142796230 isoform X1, with the protein MSTRCLLCWPFWQFRRLYRKRRPRRLSSSLFLRASATTLTDDVFDFTVHVSIAVQCSPRHKEAPQGEGSEQTMPLLLRILRIQLGIRQQQRQVLQEVRQLKHGSCPCLSTPSQHRAPLTFSGCLLVQLEKWRQQRQLCRVKLWLWLWCIFLDF; encoded by the exons atgtcaacccgatgtcttttgtgttggccgttctggcagttccgccgactttatagaaagagacgaccccgtcgcttgtcctcttctcttttccttcgggcatcagcgacaacattgacggacgacgtgttcgacttcaccgtgcacgtgagtatag ctgtacagtgctctccaaggcacaaggaggcaccgcagggggaaggctcggagcaaaccatgc ctctattgctacggatcctgcggatccaacttggcatccggcagcaacaaagacaggttctgcaagaggtgcgacagctgaagcacggctcttgtccgtgcctcagcacgcccagccagcacagggCCCCTCTGACCTTctccggctgcctgctggtacaattggagaagtggaggcagcagaggcagctgtgcagagtaaagctgtggctgtggctttggtgtatatttcttgatttttaa
- the LOC142796230 gene encoding uncharacterized protein LOC142796230 isoform X2 — protein MSTRCLLCWPFWQFRRLYRKRRPRRLSSSLFLRASATTLTDDVFDFTVHCSPRHKEAPQGEGSEQTMPLLLRILRIQLGIRQQQRQVLQEVRQLKHGSCPCLSTPSQHRAPLTFSGCLLVQLEKWRQQRQLCRVKLWLWLWCIFLDF, from the exons atgtcaacccgatgtcttttgtgttggccgttctggcagttccgccgactttatagaaagagacgaccccgtcgcttgtcctcttctcttttccttcgggcatcagcgacaacattgacggacgacgtgttcgacttcaccgtgcac tgctctccaaggcacaaggaggcaccgcagggggaaggctcggagcaaaccatgc ctctattgctacggatcctgcggatccaacttggcatccggcagcaacaaagacaggttctgcaagaggtgcgacagctgaagcacggctcttgtccgtgcctcagcacgcccagccagcacagggCCCCTCTGACCTTctccggctgcctgctggtacaattggagaagtggaggcagcagaggcagctgtgcagagtaaagctgtggctgtggctttggtgtatatttcttgatttttaa
- the LOC142796230 gene encoding uncharacterized protein LOC142796230 isoform X3, whose translation MPLLLRILRIQLGIRQQQRQVLQEVRQLKHGSCPCLSTPSQHRAPLTFSGCLLVQLEKWRQQRQLCRVKLWLWLWCIFLDF comes from the exons atgc ctctattgctacggatcctgcggatccaacttggcatccggcagcaacaaagacaggttctgcaagaggtgcgacagctgaagcacggctcttgtccgtgcctcagcacgcccagccagcacagggCCCCTCTGACCTTctccggctgcctgctggtacaattggagaagtggaggcagcagaggcagctgtgcagagtaaagctgtggctgtggctttggtgtatatttcttgatttttaa